One Gemmatimonadaceae bacterium DNA window includes the following coding sequences:
- a CDS encoding RNA-binding S4 domain-containing protein — protein MTEDTPSAGKVRLDKWLWAARFFKTRALAAESIDAGHIEVNGERAKRSKLVQGGDTIRVRRPPFEQVVRVTDVSEHRGSATIAAGLYRETDESAKSRQALSDHLRAMGPPAFRDKGRPSKKERREIDRWRGREE, from the coding sequence GTGACTGAGGACACACCAAGTGCGGGAAAGGTCCGGCTCGACAAGTGGCTGTGGGCCGCGCGCTTCTTCAAGACGCGCGCGCTGGCCGCGGAGTCGATCGACGCCGGCCACATCGAGGTGAATGGTGAACGCGCGAAGCGTTCAAAGCTCGTTCAAGGGGGCGATACGATCCGCGTGCGACGCCCGCCCTTCGAGCAGGTGGTGCGCGTGACCGATGTCTCGGAGCATCGCGGCTCGGCGACCATCGCCGCCGGTCTCTATCGGGAGACAGACGAGTCGGCGAAGTCGCGCCAGGCGCTCAGCGACCATCTGCGCGCAATGGGGCCGCCCGCCTTCCGCGACAAGGGCCGTCCCTCCAAGAAGGAACGCCGGGAGATCGACCGTTGGCGTGGGCGAGAGGAGTGA
- a CDS encoding DUF4105 domain-containing protein — MASLRRVVRTAGMVVAATALLAVLAWVIVALPRHPSSMRDWDGDHARLARATFEGDSAVTVRDVRDFAYTSSTAYTPGYVKQRFSLDSIESAWFVLTPFSSTWRGPAHAFVSFGFRGGQFVSISVEARREKGETYGLVPGLLRRFELAYIVGTERDLIGRRALFDGDDVFLYPITSPQARIRQLFVEMLQRANGVQDHPEFYNTLTSNCTSNLVDHVNRMIPGRIPSSLQTILPGYADELALSLGLIDARGTLDDVRARFRINERARQAREGEDFSRAIRREMSGSPAEFAPDDSAAGR, encoded by the coding sequence GTGGCGTCGCTGCGCCGTGTGGTGCGCACCGCGGGGATGGTGGTGGCCGCCACCGCCCTGCTCGCTGTGCTGGCGTGGGTCATTGTCGCGCTCCCGCGCCACCCCTCGTCGATGCGAGACTGGGATGGCGACCATGCCCGGTTGGCGCGCGCCACGTTCGAGGGCGATAGCGCAGTCACCGTTCGCGACGTGCGCGACTTTGCCTACACGTCGAGTACCGCGTACACGCCGGGCTACGTGAAGCAGCGCTTTTCCCTCGACTCCATCGAGTCGGCGTGGTTCGTCCTGACTCCGTTCTCGTCCACGTGGCGCGGGCCGGCGCACGCCTTTGTCTCGTTCGGCTTTCGCGGCGGCCAGTTCGTGTCGATCTCCGTCGAGGCGCGGCGTGAGAAGGGCGAGACCTACGGCCTGGTGCCGGGGTTGCTGCGGCGCTTCGAGCTGGCCTACATCGTGGGAACAGAACGCGACCTCATTGGCCGGCGCGCCCTGTTCGACGGCGACGATGTCTTCCTCTACCCCATTACCTCGCCGCAGGCGCGCATACGCCAGCTATTCGTGGAGATGCTGCAGCGCGCCAACGGCGTGCAGGATCATCCCGAGTTCTACAACACGCTCACCAGCAACTGCACCTCCAACCTCGTCGATCACGTGAACCGGATGATCCCGGGGCGCATCCCGTCGTCGCTGCAGACCATCCTCCCGGGCTATGCCGACGAACTCGCCCTCTCGCTGGGGCTGATCGACGCGCGCGGGACGCTGGACGACGTGCGGGCGCGCTTTCGCATCAACGAGCGGGCGCGCCAGGCCAGGGAGGGCGAGGACTTCTCGCGTGCTATCCGGCGCGAGATGAGCGGCTCTCCGGCAGAGTTTGCGCCTGACGATAGTGCGGCGGGGCGTTAG
- a CDS encoding PAS domain S-box protein yields MNSQPPSPPPADSPDPTLWDPARVAAKILDGAGEGIVAYDREFRYRVWNQFVAERTGTPAAAVLGRVAFDCFPVMREQGVKTLLERALAGEVVHAPEPRRWQSPDGHSAWLRERYEPFRDDTGAVIGVLEYLHDITTRKHAEDELRQSAALYRTIIESAYELVLILERDGRVRYASPSLVTLVGLQPTDVLGRNPIARIHPDDQESVREAFRQVVREPWAMQRMQYRSRHADGSWRVLTTSARNLLDDPSVRGVVATSRDVTALEELQAHLHQSQRIEAVGRLAGGVAHDFNNLLTVIRGNAQLMYASGGLSNDQQEELEEISQAAERASSLTRQLLAFSQQQVLQPRTLDLNEVVRSVHKLLDRLVGDAVTLELREGEALGAVTADPAQVEQVLLNLVVNARDAMPSGGHLVIETANLLADEAFARAHPPMPTGDYVQLTVKDTGIGMDALTQSRAFEPFFTTKAMGQGRGMGLSTVYGVVKQSGGFIWVDSAPGAGATFSIYLPRTAMAGRAVTTRAAAKEARHGSETILVAEDEHLVRTMTRRTLERAGYSVYEAANGAEALTIARELGERLDLVITDIVMPVMGGRELAAALAQERPSLTILFMSGYTHERDAHLSAGGGISHFLHKPFTLEELRGRVRLLLDQTPHAA; encoded by the coding sequence GTGAACTCACAGCCTCCGTCGCCGCCGCCCGCTGACTCGCCGGACCCGACGCTCTGGGATCCGGCGCGCGTCGCGGCGAAAATCCTCGACGGTGCCGGTGAAGGAATCGTGGCGTACGACCGCGAGTTCCGCTACCGGGTGTGGAACCAGTTCGTCGCCGAGCGCACGGGTACTCCGGCAGCCGCAGTGCTTGGACGCGTCGCCTTCGACTGCTTCCCGGTGATGCGCGAGCAGGGCGTGAAGACGCTGCTCGAGCGTGCGCTGGCCGGTGAGGTGGTGCATGCCCCCGAGCCGCGGCGCTGGCAGTCGCCCGACGGACACTCGGCGTGGCTGCGCGAGCGCTACGAACCGTTCCGCGATGACACGGGTGCCGTGATCGGGGTGCTCGAATACCTGCACGACATCACGACGCGCAAGCACGCCGAGGATGAGTTGCGCCAGTCGGCGGCGCTGTATCGCACCATCATCGAGAGCGCCTACGAGCTGGTCCTCATCCTCGAGCGCGACGGGCGCGTGCGGTACGCCTCGCCGTCGCTGGTGACGCTGGTGGGATTGCAGCCGACGGATGTGCTCGGGCGCAACCCCATCGCGCGCATCCATCCCGACGACCAGGAGTCGGTGCGGGAAGCGTTCCGCCAGGTGGTGCGCGAACCGTGGGCCATGCAGCGCATGCAGTACCGCTCGCGGCACGCCGACGGGAGCTGGCGCGTGCTGACGACGTCGGCGCGCAACCTTCTCGACGACCCGTCGGTGCGTGGCGTGGTGGCGACGTCGCGCGACGTGACGGCGCTGGAGGAGTTGCAGGCACACCTGCACCAGTCGCAGCGCATCGAGGCGGTGGGGCGGCTGGCGGGAGGTGTGGCGCACGACTTCAACAACCTCCTCACGGTGATTCGCGGCAACGCCCAGCTCATGTACGCCAGCGGCGGGTTGTCCAACGACCAGCAGGAGGAGCTGGAGGAGATCTCCCAGGCCGCCGAGCGTGCCTCGAGCCTCACCCGTCAGCTGCTCGCCTTCAGCCAGCAGCAGGTGTTGCAGCCGCGCACGCTGGACCTGAACGAGGTGGTGCGCTCGGTGCACAAGCTCCTGGACCGTCTCGTGGGCGACGCGGTGACGCTGGAGCTGCGCGAAGGCGAAGCACTCGGCGCAGTGACCGCAGACCCGGCGCAGGTGGAGCAGGTCCTGCTCAACCTGGTCGTGAACGCGCGCGACGCGATGCCGTCCGGCGGGCACCTCGTGATCGAGACCGCCAACCTCCTGGCCGACGAGGCGTTCGCGCGCGCGCACCCGCCAATGCCCACCGGCGACTATGTGCAGCTGACGGTGAAGGACACCGGCATCGGGATGGATGCGCTCACGCAGTCACGCGCCTTCGAGCCCTTCTTCACCACGAAGGCGATGGGGCAGGGGCGAGGGATGGGCCTGTCGACGGTCTATGGCGTGGTGAAGCAGAGCGGCGGCTTCATCTGGGTCGACAGCGCCCCCGGCGCGGGGGCGACCTTCAGCATCTACCTGCCGCGCACCGCCATGGCGGGACGTGCGGTGACGACGCGCGCCGCGGCCAAGGAGGCACGTCACGGTTCGGAGACGATCCTCGTGGCCGAGGACGAGCACCTGGTGCGCACCATGACGCGGCGCACGCTGGAGCGGGCGGGTTACAGTGTGTACGAGGCAGCCAACGGCGCGGAGGCTCTCACCATCGCGCGCGAACTGGGGGAGCGCCTCGACCTGGTCATCACCGACATCGTCATGCCGGTCATGGGGGGGCGCGAGCTGGCGGCCGCGCTCGCGCAGGAGAGACCGTCGCTCACGATCCTCTTCATGTCAGGCTACACGCACGAGCGCGACGCGCACCTGAGTGCCGGGGGCGGGATCTCGCACTTCCTGCACAAGCCGTTCACGCTGGAAGAGCTGCGCGGGCGCGTGCGCTTGCTGCTGGACCAGACGCCCCACGCCGCCTGA
- a CDS encoding dicarboxylate/amino acid:cation symporter: MNSRRLSGGPGRRLSGGPAAILALAIGFAIGAGIASVSESAAKGVLAVSDPVGTLWVNAIRMTVIPLVVSLLITGIAGMRDLGTVGRLGGRALLMFVALLAGIALFTAIVAPPLYEQLTVDPASSAALRARVTGGATTVPPLPSFATWLTSLVPVNPLAAAVDGAMLPLIVFTVAFALAVSRLADETRGAVLGVFQATGDAMLVLVRAVLWLSPLGIFALALSLGAKLGVSGAGAIGFYLATHIAILIAAILLLYPVAVLLGRVSPATFARAALPAQAVAMGTRSSLAALPAMLDAAEQQLQLPREVSGFVLPLAVSTLRLNLAVSWIVGGLFIAHLYGVPFGLASLATFYVAAVLMSFSVPGIPSGSLFIIAPLFPTVGLPVEGVGILIALDAVPDIFKTTLNVTGHMTVASVLGRATRRPARSA, translated from the coding sequence ATGAATTCACGCCGCCTCAGCGGCGGCCCGGGCCGCCGTCTCAGCGGCGGCCCGGCCGCCATCCTTGCCCTCGCCATCGGCTTCGCGATTGGCGCCGGTATCGCGTCGGTGTCGGAGAGTGCCGCCAAGGGCGTGCTGGCGGTGAGCGATCCCGTGGGGACGCTGTGGGTGAACGCCATCCGCATGACGGTCATCCCGCTCGTGGTGTCGCTCCTCATAACGGGGATTGCCGGGATGCGCGACCTGGGCACCGTGGGGCGACTAGGTGGGAGAGCGCTCCTCATGTTCGTGGCGCTGCTGGCGGGCATTGCGCTGTTCACGGCGATCGTCGCGCCGCCGCTGTACGAGCAGCTGACGGTCGACCCGGCGTCGTCGGCGGCGCTGCGCGCGCGTGTGACGGGGGGCGCGACGACCGTGCCGCCGCTCCCCAGCTTCGCCACCTGGCTCACGTCGCTCGTTCCCGTGAATCCGCTCGCGGCCGCCGTGGACGGCGCCATGCTCCCGCTCATCGTCTTCACCGTGGCGTTTGCGCTGGCGGTCTCGCGGCTGGCGGACGAGACGCGCGGCGCGGTACTTGGCGTCTTCCAGGCCACGGGTGACGCGATGCTCGTGCTGGTGCGCGCGGTGCTCTGGCTTTCGCCGCTAGGGATCTTCGCGCTCGCCCTCTCGCTCGGCGCCAAGCTTGGCGTGTCGGGGGCCGGCGCCATCGGCTTCTACCTCGCGACGCACATCGCGATCCTGATCGCGGCAATCCTCCTGCTGTATCCGGTAGCGGTGCTGCTGGGGCGCGTGTCGCCGGCCACCTTTGCGCGAGCCGCACTCCCGGCGCAGGCCGTGGCGATGGGGACGCGCTCGTCGCTCGCCGCGCTCCCCGCGATGCTCGACGCCGCGGAGCAGCAGTTGCAGCTGCCGCGCGAGGTGTCGGGGTTCGTCCTCCCGCTCGCCGTCTCCACCCTTCGCCTCAACCTCGCGGTGTCGTGGATCGTGGGAGGGCTGTTCATCGCCCACCTGTACGGCGTCCCGTTCGGCCTTGCCTCGCTGGCGACGTTCTACGTGGCGGCGGTGCTGATGTCGTTCTCCGTCCCCGGCATTCCGAGCGGGTCGCTCTTCATCATTGCGCCGCTCTTCCCTACCGTCGGATTGCCGGTGGAAGGGGTGGGGATCCTCATCGCCCTCGATGCGGTGCCCGACATCTTCAAGACCACGCTCAACGTCACCGGACACATGACGGTGGCCTCCGTGCTGGGGCGTGCGACGCGCCGGCCGGCGCGAAGCGCCTGA
- a CDS encoding threonine/serine dehydratase: protein MTTHATTPDWPISIDDVRAAHARIAPYVPRSPLYNYPLLDEAVGHGIRVLVKHENFNPTNSFKVRNGLSFMTALPEAERARGVVAATRGNHGLGIAYAGRTFDVRTVICVPLGNNPDKNAGMRALGARVIEEGRDYDESVQVAHRLVADEGMVLAHSTNDRHVLAGAATLSLEMFEQAGGLDAVVAVVGGGSQAVGALTVARALSPHTRVYAVQATGASAAHDSWHTGERRTAERADTFADGLATRSTYDLTFPALRAGLAGFVTVSDAELADALRLLLSTTHSLVEGAGAGGLAGLRRLAPQLAGQRVGIIVSGGNIDEATLRRIVNHEL from the coding sequence ATGACGACCCACGCAACGACGCCCGACTGGCCCATCTCGATCGACGACGTGCGCGCCGCCCACGCGCGCATCGCCCCATATGTGCCGCGCTCGCCGCTGTACAACTATCCGCTGCTGGACGAGGCGGTGGGGCATGGGATCCGCGTGCTGGTCAAGCACGAGAACTTCAACCCCACCAATTCGTTCAAGGTTCGCAACGGACTGTCGTTCATGACGGCGCTCCCCGAGGCTGAGCGCGCGCGCGGCGTCGTGGCCGCTACGCGCGGCAATCACGGGCTCGGGATTGCCTACGCCGGCCGCACCTTTGACGTGCGCACCGTGATCTGCGTCCCGCTGGGGAACAACCCGGACAAGAACGCGGGGATGCGCGCGTTAGGCGCGCGCGTCATCGAGGAGGGGCGCGACTACGACGAGTCGGTGCAGGTGGCCCACCGCCTCGTCGCCGACGAGGGAATGGTGCTGGCCCACTCCACCAACGACCGCCACGTCCTGGCGGGGGCGGCCACGCTCTCGCTGGAGATGTTCGAGCAAGCCGGCGGGCTCGACGCCGTGGTGGCGGTGGTGGGGGGTGGGTCGCAGGCGGTGGGGGCGCTCACGGTGGCGCGCGCCCTCTCGCCGCACACCAGGGTCTACGCGGTGCAAGCCACGGGCGCATCGGCCGCGCACGACTCGTGGCACACGGGCGAACGACGCACCGCCGAGCGCGCCGACACCTTTGCCGATGGCCTGGCCACGCGCAGCACCTACGACCTCACCTTTCCTGCCTTGCGCGCCGGCCTCGCGGGCTTTGTCACCGTGAGCGACGCTGAACTGGCCGACGCGTTGCGCCTCCTCCTCTCCACGACGCACTCACTGGTGGAGGGGGCGGGTGCCGGCGGCCTGGCCGGCCTTCGCCGCCTGGCACCGCAGCTCGCCGGCCAGCGCGTGGGAATCATCGTCAGCGGGGGCAACATCGACGAAGCCACGCTGCGACGCATCGTCAACCACGAGCTGTGA
- a CDS encoding LysM peptidoglycan-binding domain-containing protein, whose product MTSAIAPRRTGKRLTASTRRVVRLLVTSAWLTVVLVAIAAIGAFLFFHRGDPEGSARLANAEIEALLERGERVAWRVPVVQRHWWDSFRLTHGVLAATDRRLVYVGVPPEPFIPHGEEPQEFLERSFPYERALVSQFSRVFLGTMPGVQLTANEGDEAFGFASRDRARMDSVLSLVARRQAALRAASEAERRAAEATAAASRRAIYHLVQRGEALETIARRYGVPTDSLVKWNALATTRITAGRRLLVKPGTP is encoded by the coding sequence GTGACGAGCGCCATCGCGCCGCGCCGTACCGGAAAGCGGCTCACGGCGTCCACGCGCCGCGTGGTGCGACTCCTCGTCACCTCGGCGTGGCTCACCGTCGTCCTCGTGGCGATCGCCGCGATTGGTGCCTTCCTCTTCTTCCATCGCGGCGATCCCGAGGGGAGCGCGCGCCTGGCCAACGCCGAGATCGAGGCGCTGCTGGAGCGCGGCGAGCGCGTGGCGTGGCGCGTCCCCGTGGTGCAGCGCCACTGGTGGGACAGCTTCCGCCTCACGCACGGCGTCCTGGCGGCGACCGACCGTCGCCTCGTTTACGTGGGCGTCCCGCCCGAGCCGTTCATCCCCCATGGAGAGGAGCCGCAGGAGTTCCTCGAGCGATCGTTTCCCTACGAGCGCGCCCTCGTGTCGCAGTTCTCGCGCGTCTTTCTCGGGACGATGCCCGGCGTGCAGCTGACGGCGAACGAGGGCGACGAGGCGTTCGGCTTCGCCTCGCGCGACCGGGCGCGCATGGACAGCGTCCTCTCGCTCGTCGCACGCCGGCAGGCGGCGCTCCGTGCGGCGAGCGAGGCAGAGCGGCGCGCCGCCGAGGCGACCGCCGCCGCCTCGCGCCGCGCCATCTATCACCTGGTGCAGCGCGGCGAGGCGCTCGAGACCATTGCCAGGCGCTACGGCGTTCCCACCGACTCGCTCGTGAAGTGGAACGCGCTCGCCACCACGCGCATCACCGCGGGGCGCCGCCTCCTCGTGAAACCCGGCACGCCATGA